In Vigna unguiculata cultivar IT97K-499-35 chromosome 3, ASM411807v1, whole genome shotgun sequence, a single genomic region encodes these proteins:
- the LOC114177347 gene encoding serine carboxypeptidase-like 31 yields the protein MTTLHTFLLLLFLSYKPALSFSSRHSQYWGGGRILSSAYNADLVTNLPGQPKVNFQHYAGYVTVNETNGRALFYWFYEAITNPEEKPLVLWLNGGPGCSSVGYGATQEIGPFLVDTDGHGLKFNNFSWNREANMLFLESPVGVGFSYSNTSRDYDQLGDDLTANDAYSFLHNWFQKFPSYRTRAFYIAGESYAGKYVPELAEHIHDRNKDPSLYIDLKGILLGNPETSDAEDWMGLVDYAWSHAVISDETHKIIKTSCDFNSTDPWRNEDCSEAVDEVLRQYNEIDIYSLYTSVCFASTARSDDQSMQTSMKLTSKMMPRMLGGYDPCLDDYAKAFYNKPDVQKALHASDGQNLKNWTICNNKIFNDWADSKPSVIPIYKKLISAGLRIWVYSGDTDGRVPVLSTRYSLSSLSLSVTKSWRPWYHENEVSGWFEEYEGLTFATFRGAGHAVPCFKPSNSLAFFTSFLNGESPPSTK from the exons ATGACTACTTTACACACCTTTCTGCTTTTACTTTTCCTATCTTATAAACCTgctctttcattttcttctagACATAGTCAATATTGGGGTGGTGGCAGGATTTTGAGCTCTGCTTATAATGCTGATCTTGTCACTAACCTACCTGGCCAACCCAAGGTGAATTTCCAGCACTATGCTGGATATGTCACAGTCAATGAAACCAATGGAAGAGCACTCTTTTACTGGTTCTATGAGGCCATCACCAACCCAGAAGAGAAACCATTGGTGCTTTGGCTTAATGGAG GTCCTGGGTGCTCTTCTGTGGGATACGGAGCAACACAGGAGATTGGTCCATTTTTAGTGGACACTGATGGCCATGGCCTCAAATTTAATAACTTCTCATGGAATAGAG AAGCCAACATGTTATTCCTGGAATCTCCTGTTGGAGTTGGCTTTTCATACTCAAATACAAGCCGTGACTATGACCAATTGGGAGATGATTTAACAG CGAACGATGCTTACTCTTTTCTCCACAACTGGTTCCAAAAGTTTCCATCATACAGAACGAGGGCGTTTTACATAGCAGGAGAGAGTTATGCAG GAAAGTATGTACCAGAGCTGGCTGAACACATCCATGATAGGAACAAGGACCCCTCTCTCTATATTGATCTCAAGGGTATTCTG TTGGGTAACCCTGAAACATCTGATGCTGAGGACTGGATGGGGCTGGTTGATTATGCTTGGAGCCATGCTGTGATATCTGATGaaactcataaaataataaaaacaagttGTGACTTTAACAGCACCGATCCATGGCGTAACGAAGATTGTAGTGAAGCTGTGGATGAAGTACTCAGACAATACAATGAAATTGATATCTACAGTCTCTACACCTCTGTCTGCTTTGCCAGCACAGCACGTTCAGACGATCAATCCATGCAAACTTCCATGAAGCTAACATCTAAAATG ATGCCTAGGATGTTGGGTGGCTATGATCCATGCCTTGATGACTATGCTAAAGCTTTTTATAATAAACCAGATGTTCAGAAGGCTCTTCATGCCAGTGATGGTCAGAATCTAAAGAATTGGACCATTTGCAA CAACAAGATATTCAATGACTGGGCAGATTCAAAGCCATCTGTTATTCCAATTTACAAGAAGCTTATTTCAGCAGGACTTAGGATTTGGGTTTACag TGGAGACACAGATGGTAGAGTACCAGTGTTGTCCACAAGATACAGTTTAAGCTCTCTTTCCTTGTCTGTCACTAAATCATGGAGGCCTTGGTACCATGAAAATGAG GTTAGTGGATGGTTTGAAGAATACGAGGGGCTTACATTTGCAACGTTTCGAGGAGCTGGGCATGCAGTTCCCTGTTTTAAACCAAGCAATTCACTTGCGTTCTTCACTTCCTTTCTCAATGGAGAATCACCACCTTCTACAAAATAA